The following are from one region of the Candidatus Methylomirabilota bacterium genome:
- a CDS encoding polysaccharide deacetylase family protein: MARDFFGYGGQPPHARWPGEARVAVSIVVNVEEGAELALSAGDERNEAVYEVTDEVVGVPDACMESHFEYGTRAGYWRVMDALDRVSVRATLHACGRAVELSPWLAADAVRRGHEVAAHGYRWESHAGLGEAEERARIARAVEAIRHATGLRPVGWHTRSSPSPNTRRLLVEDGGFLYDSDAYSDDLPFFVTVAGRPHLVVPYSFDTNDMHFHQGVQRFVTAGDFVEYVAEAFDCLWREGATAPKMLSVGLHLRMIGRPGRIGALERVITHMRDRGRVWFARRDEIARHWIGLFGVR, translated from the coding sequence ATGGCCCGCGACTTCTTCGGCTACGGCGGCCAGCCGCCCCACGCCCGCTGGCCGGGTGAGGCCCGGGTGGCGGTGTCCATCGTCGTCAACGTCGAAGAGGGCGCCGAGCTGGCGCTGTCGGCGGGCGACGAGCGGAACGAGGCCGTCTACGAGGTCACCGACGAGGTCGTGGGCGTGCCCGACGCCTGCATGGAGAGTCACTTCGAGTACGGCACCCGCGCCGGATACTGGCGGGTCATGGACGCCCTCGACCGCGTCTCAGTGCGGGCCACGCTCCACGCCTGCGGCCGGGCGGTCGAGCTCTCGCCGTGGCTGGCCGCCGACGCCGTCCGCCGGGGCCACGAGGTGGCGGCGCACGGCTATCGGTGGGAGTCCCACGCCGGCCTGGGGGAGGCCGAGGAGCGCGCCCGGATCGCCCGGGCGGTCGAGGCCATCCGGCACGCGACGGGGCTCCGGCCGGTCGGCTGGCATACGCGCTCGAGCCCGTCCCCGAACACCCGCCGCCTGCTCGTCGAGGACGGCGGGTTTCTCTACGACAGTGACGCGTACTCGGACGACCTGCCCTTCTTCGTGACCGTGGCCGGCCGGCCGCACCTGGTCGTCCCGTACAGCTTCGACACCAACGACATGCACTTCCATCAGGGCGTGCAGCGGTTCGTCACGGCGGGCGACTTCGTCGAGTACGTCGCCGAGGCCTTCGACTGCCTGTGGCGGGAAGGGGCCACGGCCCCGAAGATGCTGTCGGTGGGTCTCCACCTCCGGATGATCGGGCGGCCCGGGCGCATCGGGGCGCTCGAGCGCGTCATCACCCACATGCGCGACCGGGGCCGGGTCTGGTTCGCCCGCCGCGACGAGATCGCCCGCCACTGGATCGGACTCTTCGGGGTGCGTTGA
- the arcC gene encoding carbamate kinase: MPEGRDPHLLVVAIGGNALREPGGVAKPDEWFRALARSLPPLVEVVAAGFRLVLTHGNGPQVGDELLRMELAQRTVPPLSLDLCGAETQGSIGYAMQQVFGNLCRARGLDVPVATVITRVVVDPDDPAFSRPTKPIGPYYTEARAKQLTRAKGWILVKEARRGFRRVVASPRPLGVLEVELVRRLSKAGAVAIACGGGGVPVVETPSGYRGVEAVVEKDLATEALATALGAERLLILTAVERAAVNFGTPQEIGIERLTVAEARALLAAGEFPPGSMGPKVEAGVRFVEAGGREAIITSLDRVRTAIEGDAGTRIVA; this comes from the coding sequence ATGCCTGAGGGGCGCGACCCTCATCTCCTCGTCGTCGCCATCGGCGGCAACGCGCTGCGCGAGCCGGGTGGCGTGGCCAAGCCGGACGAGTGGTTCCGCGCCCTCGCGCGAAGCCTGCCCCCTCTCGTCGAGGTGGTCGCCGCCGGGTTCCGGCTGGTGCTCACCCACGGCAACGGGCCCCAGGTGGGCGACGAGCTCCTCCGGATGGAGCTGGCGCAGCGGACCGTCCCCCCGCTGTCGCTCGATCTCTGCGGCGCCGAGACGCAGGGATCGATCGGGTACGCGATGCAGCAGGTCTTCGGCAACCTCTGCCGCGCGCGCGGCCTCGACGTCCCGGTGGCCACGGTCATCACGCGCGTGGTGGTCGATCCCGACGACCCGGCGTTCTCCCGGCCGACCAAGCCGATCGGTCCCTACTACACGGAGGCGCGAGCGAAGCAGCTCACGCGGGCCAAGGGCTGGATCCTCGTGAAGGAGGCCCGGCGCGGGTTCCGGCGGGTCGTGGCCTCGCCCCGCCCGCTGGGCGTGCTGGAGGTCGAGCTGGTCCGCCGGCTCTCGAAGGCCGGCGCGGTCGCCATCGCCTGCGGCGGCGGGGGCGTCCCGGTGGTGGAGACGCCGAGCGGTTACCGGGGAGTGGAGGCCGTCGTCGAGAAGGACCTGGCGACCGAGGCGCTGGCCACCGCGCTCGGCGCCGAGCGCCTGTTGATCCTGACGGCCGTCGAGCGCGCGGCCGTCAACTTCGGCACGCCCCAGGAGATCGGCATCGAGCGGCTCACGGTGGCCGAGGCCCGCGCCCTCCTGGCCGCCGGTGAGTTCCCGCCGGGGTCGATGGGCCCGAAGGTGGAGGCGGGGGTGCGTTTCGTGGAGGCGGGCGGGCGCGAGGCGATCATCACGTCGCTCGATCGGGTGCGGACGGCGATCGAGGGCGACGCCGGCACCCGGATCGTGGCGTGA
- a CDS encoding DUF1116 domain-containing protein: MSVKAANAEALRRLGEAQPVLVDCRPAAEALSLEAGTVLHAGPPIAWDAMCPMLQGAVVGALRHEGWAVTDGEAARMAARGDVRFEPCHHRGAVGPMTGLITPSMPVFVVEERTFGARAAVTINEGLGRVLRFGASDAPVLERLAWLRDEAGPLLGRTLRRLGGLELRPLMGQALWMGDEMHQRNVAASSLFVRALLPALVREAAGPALARLVDFIAGNDQFFLNLAMAAAKAAAEPALAVPRASVVATMARNGTEFGIRVGGCGSRWFTAPVNTPDGLFFPGFGPPDANPDIGDSAIVETVGLGGMAMAASPAVARFVGAGGLAEALRITDEMREITLGEHPHFRIPAQQDRGAPLGIDVRRVVATGITPLINTGIAGRKPGTGQVGAGVVRAPLGCFTAALEALATRLAGDTEAGGAVDA, translated from the coding sequence ATGAGCGTGAAGGCCGCCAATGCCGAGGCGCTGCGGCGGCTCGGCGAGGCCCAACCGGTCCTGGTGGACTGCCGGCCAGCCGCGGAGGCGCTCTCCCTCGAGGCCGGCACCGTCCTCCACGCGGGGCCGCCGATCGCCTGGGACGCCATGTGCCCGATGCTCCAGGGAGCGGTGGTGGGCGCCCTCCGCCACGAGGGCTGGGCGGTCACCGACGGTGAGGCGGCGCGGATGGCGGCGCGGGGCGACGTCCGCTTCGAGCCCTGTCATCACCGGGGCGCGGTGGGCCCGATGACCGGACTCATCACGCCCTCGATGCCGGTGTTCGTCGTCGAGGAGCGGACGTTCGGCGCCCGGGCGGCGGTCACCATCAACGAGGGGCTCGGGCGCGTCCTCCGCTTCGGCGCCAGCGACGCGCCCGTCCTCGAGCGACTCGCGTGGCTCCGCGACGAAGCGGGCCCGCTGCTCGGCCGCACGCTCCGCCGCCTGGGGGGCCTCGAGCTCCGGCCCCTCATGGGCCAGGCGCTCTGGATGGGCGACGAGATGCACCAGCGCAATGTGGCCGCCTCGTCCCTGTTCGTGCGCGCCCTCCTTCCGGCCCTCGTCCGGGAGGCCGCCGGCCCGGCGCTGGCGCGTCTCGTCGACTTCATCGCCGGTAACGACCAGTTCTTCCTCAACCTCGCCATGGCGGCGGCCAAGGCCGCCGCCGAGCCGGCCCTCGCGGTGCCGCGCGCCAGCGTGGTGGCCACCATGGCGCGGAACGGCACGGAATTCGGGATCCGGGTGGGGGGCTGCGGCAGCCGGTGGTTCACCGCCCCCGTCAACACGCCGGACGGGCTCTTCTTCCCCGGCTTCGGGCCGCCGGACGCGAACCCGGACATCGGCGACTCGGCCATCGTCGAGACCGTCGGGCTCGGCGGAATGGCCATGGCCGCCTCGCCGGCCGTGGCCCGCTTCGTGGGGGCCGGCGGGCTCGCCGAGGCCCTCCGTATCACGGACGAGATGCGGGAGATCACGCTCGGCGAGCACCCGCACTTCCGCATCCCCGCCCAGCAGGATCGCGGGGCACCCCTCGGCATCGACGTCCGCCGGGTGGTGGCGACCGGGATCACCCCGCTCATCAATACCGGGATCGCGGGGCGAAAGCCCGGCACCGGGCAGGTCGGCGCCGGGGTCGTGCGGGCGCCGCTCGGCTGCTTCACCGCCGCGCTGGAGGCGCTGGCGACACGGCTGGCCGGGGACACCGAGGCCGGCGGGGCGGTGGATGCCTGA
- a CDS encoding alanine--glyoxylate aminotransferase family protein encodes MPDEYADLAPSPRILLGPGPSMADPRVLRAMATPLVGQFDPEFTVVMNEVMELSRFAFQTANPRAFPVSGTGRAGLEAALASFVEPGDRVVVGECGRFGLLFGEIAERCGAEVVPVRAEWGRIVEPDAVARALAGGRTKLVAMVHGETSTGVLQPLAEIARLARAHEALLVVDAVLTLGGAEVATDGWDLDVVVGGTQKCLSCPSGLAPLTYNARAEAVLRGRRRKVQSNYLDLAQLASYWSPARFNHHTAPTAMVYGLREALRAVRVEGLKARFERHRLHGDALRAGLAALGLELFGAEPPAHRLSMLTPVVVPEGVDELRVRQRLLQDFGIEIGAAFGPLQGRIWRIGTLGYSARRENVLLCLVALEAVLRREGWRAAPGAGVEAALAHYRTAGDAELESRDSLGARGIGSTAPPEAPPAE; translated from the coding sequence ATGCCTGACGAGTACGCGGATCTCGCGCCGAGTCCGCGCATCCTCCTGGGTCCGGGTCCCAGCATGGCCGATCCGCGGGTGCTCCGGGCGATGGCCACGCCGCTCGTCGGCCAGTTCGACCCCGAGTTCACGGTGGTGATGAACGAGGTGATGGAGCTCTCGCGCTTCGCGTTCCAGACGGCGAACCCGCGCGCCTTCCCGGTCTCGGGCACCGGGCGGGCGGGTCTGGAGGCGGCCCTCGCGTCCTTCGTCGAGCCGGGCGACCGGGTGGTGGTCGGGGAGTGCGGGCGGTTCGGCCTGCTCTTCGGTGAGATCGCCGAGCGCTGCGGGGCCGAGGTCGTGCCGGTCCGGGCGGAGTGGGGGCGGATCGTCGAGCCCGACGCCGTCGCCCGCGCGCTCGCCGGCGGCCGGACCAAGCTGGTCGCGATGGTGCACGGCGAGACGTCCACCGGCGTCCTCCAGCCGCTCGCCGAGATCGCGCGGCTGGCCCGTGCCCACGAGGCGCTGCTGGTGGTCGACGCCGTGCTGACCCTCGGGGGCGCCGAGGTGGCGACGGACGGCTGGGACCTCGACGTGGTGGTGGGCGGGACCCAGAAGTGTCTGAGCTGTCCCTCGGGCCTGGCCCCCCTCACCTACAACGCCCGGGCGGAGGCGGTGCTCCGCGGCCGCCGGCGGAAGGTCCAGTCGAACTATCTCGACCTCGCGCAGCTCGCCAGCTACTGGAGCCCGGCGCGCTTCAACCACCACACGGCGCCGACCGCGATGGTCTACGGACTCCGGGAGGCGTTGCGGGCGGTGCGGGTCGAGGGGCTCAAGGCCCGCTTCGAGCGCCATCGCCTGCACGGGGACGCCCTCCGGGCCGGCCTCGCCGCGCTGGGGCTCGAGCTCTTCGGCGCCGAGCCGCCGGCCCACCGGCTGTCGATGCTCACACCGGTCGTGGTGCCGGAGGGTGTGGACGAGCTCCGCGTGCGCCAGCGCCTCCTCCAGGACTTCGGGATCGAGATCGGCGCGGCCTTCGGGCCGCTCCAGGGCCGGATCTGGCGCATCGGGACACTCGGCTACTCGGCGCGTCGCGAGAACGTCCTCCTGTGCCTGGTGGCGCTCGAAGCCGTCCTCCGTCGCGAGGGCTGGCGGGCGGCGCCGGGAGCCGGGGTGGAGGCCGCCCTCGCCCACTACCGGACGGCGGGGGACGCGGAGCTGGAGTCCCGGGACAGCCTGGGGGCGCGGGGCATCGGGTCGACCGCGCCACCCGAGGCCCCGCCGGCGGAGTGA
- the allB gene encoding allantoinase AllB, with amino-acid sequence MTGGRADLLVRGGTIVTPAGERRADIACRAGVIVEVGPDLGGETAVELDATGLHVLPGLVDPHVHLNEPGREDWEGFATGSRALAAGGVTTFCDMPLNSTPPTTGAAAFQRKVARATGTALVDFGLWGGLVPDNRRELPELAALGVVAFKAFMSASGVDDYPAVDDLALYEGLVAAAGTGVPVGVHAESDVMTGGLAARARAEGRCGARDYCRSRPIVAEVEAITRAACLAAEAGARLHVLHVSSPQGVDAARRWRGVGTDVTVETCPHYLTLTEDDVVRLGPVAKCAPPLRGAAEVEGLWQRLAEGVIDMVVSDHSPAPPALKAPPGDDFFAAWGGISGAQSTLPVLLTEGYWGRRVPLGRLVEVTATNPARRFGLFPRKGQIAVGADADLALVDLDREFRLEAADLWYRHPHSPYVGRTFRGAVVVTVSRGRVVYRTGRIEGLPDGRLLPRRGKELAHA; translated from the coding sequence GTGACGGGTGGTAGGGCCGACCTGCTCGTCCGCGGCGGCACCATCGTCACGCCGGCCGGGGAGCGCCGGGCGGACATCGCCTGTCGGGCGGGCGTGATCGTCGAGGTCGGTCCCGATCTCGGCGGTGAGACGGCCGTCGAGCTCGACGCCACCGGACTCCACGTGCTGCCGGGGCTCGTCGACCCGCACGTGCACCTGAACGAGCCGGGACGCGAAGACTGGGAGGGGTTCGCCACCGGCAGCCGGGCCCTGGCCGCCGGCGGCGTGACGACCTTCTGCGACATGCCGCTCAACAGCACGCCACCGACCACCGGCGCAGCGGCCTTTCAGCGCAAGGTCGCCCGGGCGACCGGGACGGCGCTCGTCGACTTCGGCCTGTGGGGCGGTCTCGTCCCGGACAACCGGCGGGAGCTTCCGGAGCTGGCGGCGCTGGGCGTGGTGGCCTTCAAGGCCTTCATGTCGGCGAGCGGGGTGGACGACTACCCGGCCGTCGACGACCTCGCCCTCTACGAGGGGCTGGTCGCCGCCGCGGGGACGGGCGTGCCGGTCGGCGTCCACGCCGAGAGCGACGTGATGACCGGCGGCCTCGCCGCGCGGGCCCGGGCCGAGGGCCGCTGCGGAGCTCGCGACTACTGCCGCTCCCGGCCGATCGTGGCGGAGGTCGAGGCCATCACCCGGGCGGCCTGTCTCGCCGCCGAAGCGGGCGCGCGGCTCCACGTCCTGCACGTCTCGAGCCCTCAGGGCGTGGACGCCGCCCGGCGCTGGCGGGGGGTGGGGACCGACGTGACGGTGGAGACGTGTCCCCATTACCTGACCCTCACCGAGGACGACGTGGTGCGCCTCGGTCCGGTAGCCAAGTGCGCGCCGCCTCTGCGCGGGGCGGCCGAGGTGGAGGGCCTCTGGCAGCGACTGGCCGAGGGGGTCATCGACATGGTCGTCTCCGATCACTCGCCGGCGCCGCCGGCCCTCAAGGCGCCGCCCGGGGACGACTTCTTCGCGGCCTGGGGCGGTATCTCGGGCGCCCAGTCGACGCTGCCGGTGCTCCTGACGGAGGGCTACTGGGGCCGCCGGGTCCCCCTCGGCCGCCTCGTCGAGGTGACGGCCACGAATCCCGCTCGCCGCTTCGGGCTCTTTCCCCGGAAGGGCCAGATCGCGGTCGGGGCAGACGCCGACCTGGCACTGGTCGATCTCGATCGCGAGTTCCGGCTCGAGGCGGCCGACCTCTGGTACCGGCATCCGCACAGCCCGTACGTGGGACGGACGTTCCGGGGCGCGGTCGTGGTGACCGTGAGCCGCGGCCGGGTCGTGTATCGGACGGGCCGGATCGAGGGATTGCCGGACGGGCGACTCCTGCCGCGCCGCGGAAAAGAGCTGGCCCATGCCTGA
- a CDS encoding amidohydrolase, with protein sequence MRLLIHGGTVVPGAFRRVLPRADVLVENGRIVAVGRTLPGAASRVDRVLDATERIVIPGLVNAHCHTYETFNRGAVPARPMEIWALYGHPVLGVRPRTPDEVYWRTLLPCLEMLRNGVTAVVDDISMYGDFRDELVDAIMQAYRDSGIRAWVSVKVMDRRLYDTLPIDPARIPRTLLRGFTQVRVPNARALLAFSRRNIRTQDRLGGLARFIVNPSAPQRCTDTLLEGVHRLAADHGFPYVIHVQETRVQAVQGPKKYGMSMIAHLDRLGVLSARTSIMHGIWLDQDDIRRVARAGATVVHNPVSNLRCASGIAPVRALHRAGVNVALGCDGTSSNDGQSILEAMKVASILHNVTDPDYRRWVTPAEAFQMATEGGARSALWDDAIGSIEPGKRADLVLLDRRAPSFVPLRDPVAQLVYAEAGHAVRTVLVDGRVVVEDGRVVTADLIAAADRVQAIGERLRAEQARCFRIARRLEPLWRAMIDEAHRVPLPIDRLAWRRASRERRPRQ encoded by the coding sequence ATGCGACTCTTGATCCACGGGGGAACGGTCGTGCCGGGCGCCTTCCGGCGGGTCCTGCCGCGGGCGGACGTCCTGGTCGAGAACGGACGGATCGTGGCCGTCGGCCGCACCCTGCCCGGCGCGGCCAGCCGGGTCGACCGCGTGCTCGACGCGACGGAGCGGATCGTGATCCCGGGGCTGGTCAACGCCCACTGCCACACCTACGAGACCTTCAACCGCGGCGCCGTCCCGGCCCGCCCGATGGAGATCTGGGCCCTCTACGGCCACCCCGTGCTGGGCGTGCGCCCGCGCACGCCGGACGAGGTCTACTGGCGGACGCTGCTGCCCTGCCTCGAGATGCTGCGGAACGGCGTGACAGCGGTCGTCGACGACATCTCCATGTACGGGGACTTCCGGGACGAGCTGGTGGATGCCATCATGCAGGCGTACCGGGACAGCGGCATCCGGGCCTGGGTTTCGGTCAAGGTGATGGACCGGCGACTCTACGATACGCTGCCGATCGATCCGGCGCGGATCCCGCGGACCCTCCTGCGCGGCTTCACCCAGGTCCGGGTGCCAAACGCGCGGGCGCTCCTCGCCTTCAGCCGGCGCAACATCCGGACGCAGGACCGCCTGGGCGGGCTGGCCCGGTTCATCGTGAACCCCTCGGCGCCGCAGCGCTGCACCGACACCCTGCTCGAGGGTGTCCACCGGCTCGCCGCCGACCACGGCTTCCCGTACGTCATCCACGTCCAGGAGACGCGCGTGCAGGCGGTTCAGGGCCCGAAGAAGTACGGGATGAGCATGATCGCGCATCTCGACCGGCTGGGGGTGTTGTCCGCGCGCACATCCATCATGCACGGCATCTGGCTGGATCAGGACGACATCCGCCGCGTCGCCCGGGCGGGGGCCACCGTCGTGCACAACCCGGTCAGCAACCTCCGCTGTGCCAGTGGCATCGCGCCGGTACGGGCGCTCCACCGCGCCGGGGTCAACGTGGCGCTGGGCTGTGACGGCACCAGCAGCAACGACGGCCAGAGCATCCTGGAAGCGATGAAGGTCGCCTCGATCCTCCACAACGTCACGGACCCGGACTATCGCCGGTGGGTCACGCCGGCCGAGGCCTTCCAGATGGCCACCGAGGGCGGCGCCCGCAGCGCCTTGTGGGACGACGCCATCGGCAGCATCGAGCCCGGCAAGCGCGCCGACCTCGTGCTCCTCGACCGGCGGGCGCCGTCCTTCGTCCCCCTCCGCGATCCCGTGGCCCAGCTCGTCTACGCCGAGGCGGGCCACGCGGTGCGAACCGTGCTGGTCGACGGTCGCGTGGTCGTGGAGGACGGGCGCGTGGTGACGGCCGACCTGATCGCCGCCGCCGACCGAGTCCAGGCCATCGGCGAGCGGTTGCGGGCGGAGCAGGCGCGGTGCTTCCGGATCGCCCGCCGGCTGGAGCCGTTGTGGCGCGCCATGATCGACGAGGCTCACCGGGTGCCGCTCCCGATCGACCGCCTGGCCTGGCGGCGGGCGTCCCGGGAAAGGAGACCCCGCCAGTGA
- a CDS encoding ABC transporter ATP-binding protein, whose product MPPSGPDLQLVGVTRRYGPVTAVDRVSLAVAPGEFVTLLGPSGCGKTTLLKTIAGFLTPSEGEVVLRGAVINDLLPHLRNIGIVFQHYALFPHMTVAENIAFGLRMRKVPRDAMRRRIEEMLQLVKLPGFALRYPHQLSGGQQQRVALARVLAVQPVLLLLDEPFGALDKKLRVEMQIEVKQLIRSLRMTTIFVTHDQEEAMRMSDRVAVMNHGEIVQCDAPAAIYDCPRDLFVADFIGTANLLPATLLAAEPAGLRVEVAGTELGVPRPAEPVGGRGVVLMIRPENLTLSGASPAGQAGWRGRVTFALPAGPVMEYEVTLDDGTRLRVSAPRAGAAGARGTDVGASVGVAVADLGACRVFEARASQEAGRN is encoded by the coding sequence GTGCCGCCGTCGGGTCCGGACCTCCAGCTCGTCGGCGTGACCAGGCGCTACGGGCCCGTGACGGCGGTCGACCGGGTGTCCCTGGCGGTGGCCCCGGGAGAGTTCGTGACGCTGCTGGGGCCGTCGGGATGCGGCAAGACGACGCTCCTCAAGACGATCGCGGGATTCCTGACGCCCAGCGAGGGGGAGGTCGTGCTCCGTGGCGCGGTCATCAACGACCTCCTGCCTCACCTCCGCAACATCGGTATCGTCTTCCAGCACTACGCCCTGTTCCCCCACATGACGGTCGCGGAGAACATCGCCTTCGGCCTCCGCATGCGAAAGGTCCCCCGTGACGCGATGCGCCGGCGCATCGAGGAGATGCTCCAGCTCGTCAAGTTGCCGGGCTTCGCCCTCCGCTATCCCCATCAGCTGTCGGGGGGTCAGCAGCAGCGGGTGGCGCTGGCCCGGGTGCTGGCGGTCCAGCCGGTGCTGCTCCTCCTGGATGAGCCGTTCGGCGCCCTGGACAAGAAGCTGCGCGTCGAGATGCAGATCGAGGTGAAGCAGCTCATCCGCTCGCTCCGCATGACGACGATCTTCGTCACCCACGACCAGGAGGAGGCCATGCGGATGTCCGACCGGGTGGCGGTGATGAACCACGGAGAGATCGTCCAGTGCGACGCGCCGGCCGCCATCTACGACTGCCCGCGCGACCTGTTCGTGGCCGACTTCATCGGTACGGCGAACCTGCTGCCGGCCACGCTGCTGGCGGCCGAGCCGGCGGGACTCCGGGTAGAGGTGGCGGGAACCGAGCTGGGCGTGCCGCGGCCCGCCGAGCCGGTCGGCGGACGGGGCGTCGTGCTCATGATCCGGCCCGAGAACCTCACGCTGTCCGGGGCGTCGCCGGCCGGCCAGGCGGGCTGGCGCGGCCGGGTGACGTTCGCCCTGCCGGCGGGTCCGGTCATGGAGTACGAGGTGACGCTGGACGATGGCACGCGCCTCCGGGTGAGTGCCCCCCGGGCGGGCGCCGCCGGCGCGCGGGGGACGGACGTGGGCGCCAGCGTCGGGGTGGCCGTCGCCGACCTCGGCGCCTGTCGCGTGTTCGAAGCGCGCGCGAGCCAGGAGGCGGGGAGGAATTGA
- a CDS encoding ABC transporter permease translates to MPEVTGALPSPARARVGHAAFWVAMWALGVAGLAYLLLPTLIIILASFTASDYIAFPPRGLSLRWFARLWELEAVRVAAWRSAWIAIAATALAVVLGVAAAFPLVRSRFPGREALNAFLMSPLILPSLVYGLAGLMFVSALGVPLSIPVLILSHVAIVVPYVVRTTAASLALLDPALEDAARSLGADAWRTFTWIVLPNLLPGIGTGAAFAFISSFDNLTVSLFLAGPRVETLPVRLFAMIQFDLDPTAAAISTALVLLALGVVLLAHWAVGLSRVVKV, encoded by the coding sequence ATGCCTGAGGTGACGGGCGCGCTCCCGAGTCCCGCCCGCGCCCGGGTCGGGCATGCCGCCTTCTGGGTCGCCATGTGGGCCCTCGGCGTGGCGGGCCTGGCCTACCTCCTGCTGCCCACGCTGATCATCATCCTGGCCTCCTTCACGGCCAGCGACTACATCGCGTTCCCACCCCGGGGCCTGTCGCTCCGCTGGTTCGCCCGGCTCTGGGAGCTCGAGGCGGTACGGGTCGCCGCCTGGCGGAGCGCCTGGATCGCGATCGCGGCCACGGCTCTGGCCGTCGTCCTGGGCGTGGCGGCGGCGTTTCCGCTCGTGCGAAGCCGCTTCCCCGGTCGCGAGGCCCTCAACGCCTTCCTGATGTCGCCGCTCATCCTGCCCTCGCTGGTCTACGGGTTGGCCGGGCTCATGTTCGTCTCGGCCCTCGGCGTGCCGCTCTCGATTCCGGTCCTGATCCTGAGCCACGTCGCGATCGTGGTGCCCTACGTGGTCCGGACGACCGCGGCGAGCCTGGCCCTGCTCGACCCCGCGCTGGAGGACGCCGCCCGCAGCCTCGGCGCCGACGCCTGGCGGACCTTCACGTGGATCGTCCTGCCGAACCTCCTGCCGGGGATCGGCACCGGCGCGGCCTTCGCCTTCATCTCGTCGTTCGACAACCTCACGGTCTCGCTCTTCCTGGCCGGACCGCGAGTGGAGACGCTCCCCGTCCGGCTCTTCGCGATGATCCAGTTCGACCTTGATCCGACCGCCGCCGCCATCTCGACCGCCCTGGTGCTGCTGGCCCTCGGTGTCGTGCTGCTGGCCCACTGGGCGGTCGGGCTGTCCCGGGTCGTCAAGGTCTGA
- a CDS encoding ABC transporter permease, producing MARPPAGGRRVWRRHLRLWQLVLPATLFLVVYFVVPLAMLFWWSFRAPGVSGPTLANYQRFLSDRFLLDTLWLSLRLSLEVTLITLVLGFPLAYLYTRLGPPWQLAILFITLLPLLTSAVVRSFGWIVILGKQGLINAALVGSGLVEAPVRLLFTVEGVRLALAQVQLPFMLLPLINVMEQLDPSLEQAAISLGASQARAFWRVTVPLCLPGIMAGAILNFALTISAFITPAMVGGGSFTVMPTLIYQSAIVTLDWATAATTALILLVVALLVVWVGMAVARRYRYGAAHA from the coding sequence ATGGCGCGACCGCCGGCGGGGGGACGGCGGGTCTGGAGGCGGCACCTGCGGCTGTGGCAGCTCGTGCTGCCGGCGACTCTCTTCCTCGTCGTGTACTTCGTGGTCCCCCTGGCCATGCTCTTCTGGTGGAGCTTCCGCGCGCCCGGAGTGTCCGGGCCGACCCTGGCCAACTACCAGCGGTTCCTGAGCGACCGGTTCCTCCTCGACACGCTCTGGCTGAGCCTCCGGCTCAGCCTCGAGGTGACCCTCATCACGCTCGTCCTCGGGTTCCCCCTCGCCTACCTCTACACCCGGCTGGGTCCGCCCTGGCAGCTCGCCATCCTCTTCATCACCCTCTTGCCGCTCCTCACCAGCGCCGTGGTCCGCTCGTTCGGCTGGATCGTCATCCTGGGCAAGCAAGGGCTGATCAACGCCGCCCTGGTGGGCAGTGGCCTCGTCGAGGCGCCGGTCCGGCTGCTCTTCACCGTCGAGGGCGTCCGGCTGGCCCTGGCCCAGGTGCAGCTCCCGTTCATGCTGCTGCCCCTCATCAACGTGATGGAGCAGCTCGATCCCTCCCTGGAGCAGGCGGCCATCAGCCTCGGGGCCAGCCAGGCCCGCGCCTTCTGGCGGGTGACGGTGCCGCTCTGCCTCCCCGGGATCATGGCCGGCGCGATCCTGAACTTCGCGCTGACGATCAGCGCCTTCATCACCCCGGCCATGGTCGGCGGCGGCTCCTTCACGGTGATGCCCACCCTCATCTATCAGTCGGCCATCGTGACCCTCGACTGGGCGACCGCTGCCACCACGGCGCTCATCCTGCTCGTCGTGGCGCTCCTCGTCGTCTGGGTCGGGATGGCCGTCGCCCGGCGGTACCGGTACGGGGCCGCGCATGCCTGA